CTTTACAATAGCAAACACTGGGTGAAAATTATATTGAACTTCAGTTACTATTCATATGAATGTTAGGAAGGCAACCAAACCGGTTTCCTATGATAAACCATTACTGACAGATCCAGATCTATGAAAGGTAGAGGTGCCGGGGCGAGTCTCACTTGGTTTATCgtgttttggggatttttttatgggttttttttatcttgtaaATCGAAATTGTATTATTTGTCTGTTATTACCATTTGTATCAATCAGAGTTAGTTATGAATCACCTCATTTTACATCATTTTTAAAGATAAGGTGCTGTAGGGGCGATGGGGAGCTACGGTGATTAAGTAGTGGGTGTATGGCACTAATGGATAACCTGATACATTTTGGGGGCCACAtagtgtggccctctaaccttcaaagggcCGCACAATACCCCATACTTACCAACCCTTTGGTCataccctctgggagatcccagggagGGGCTGAAGTGGGAGGACGGAAGGGGGCAGGTCACGGAGAATCATGGGGACGGGGGACAAAAGGACGAAATTTACTGTGAAATGCGTCGTGGAGGTTCCCATAGTGAccacttcaataggaagtgggGGAAGGATGAGGGAGAATTGACTGCTCTCCCGGggatccgggagacctacccggaattcggcaCTAATGGACAACCTGATACATTATAGGGGCCACACAGTAAGGCCTTCTAGCCTTCAAAAGGTGGCCCAATGCCCCATACTTACCGACTATTTTTGGTCTtatcctccgggagatcccggcgAGGAGGTAAAATGGGAGGATGGAAGGGGGCAGGGCGCGGAGAATCTTGTCATTTTGGCACAGCAATGAAATGACacaaaacatgaaccagtcacaGTAGAGATCTTATTAGTTTTATTATGTCTTGTAGTGATTGTTGGTTGATATATAATAATTGATTTACTTTCTTGTCTGTGTCTTCCAGGAATATTATCTTAAAAATGTTGACAGAGATCCTCACCTGTGTTTTAAGGTAAAACCATccttatatattcatattcatatttctgtaaataatttatttttctcagtttatttaaaataatacatgaaaatataaagaGATTACTCAGTCCAACAGGCGTAAGCGAGAAATGTATCAAATCACAAAGAGCAGCATACGAATATAGAAATGACAACATTCCAGAACTAACATAAAGCTTAAAAATGTTCATATAAAATCAGTAACAGAGCGGGATTGTCTGGGAAACAGAAAAAGTATCTTTTTATTAAACTATAGATAAGGGGTGGGGTCATCGGgctggcacccccccccccctgtttgatatttaaataatattagacAACTGTTTTCGTTTTGCAAAGAGTGCCCCTGACCCAGATGTGCTTGTTAGTTTAGGGCTTTATCTGGTCAGGGAAACGCTGTCTGAAatattggaaaatatatatttgtaacacttgcctttattttattttttttgtttacagtttGCATCACTGAACAACACCCTTATAAAATGCCCTGATGTAAAAGGTAAGTGAGAGAGTCATAGGAGCAAGTGGATGATTTTTGGAATATACAGTATttgcatatacaatacagaccttTGTGTGCAGAAGATCAATCACACATATTATAGGAGCATAGAACCCACTAATCCATCTATACCTCATATGGTAATGTCTCCTCTCCTTTGTCTTTCCCTTTCCTTTATTGTCTTTTCTCTACTGTCTTATTTTTTCTTCTCTCATTTCTGTTCTCCTCTCTCCCATTGTTCTTCTCTTATGTgctactattattttattgtgtcCTCTCTCatgtcctctcttctcctctactCTTCTTCTTTCTCTCGTGTCCTATTTTTTCCTCTACTCTTCTTCCTTCTCTCGTGTCCTATTTTTTCCTCTACTCTTCTTCCTTCTCTCATGTCCTCTTTTATCCTCTACTCTTCTTCCTTCTCTCATGTCCTCTTTTATCCTCTAGTCTTCTCCTTTCTTTTCCCATATCCTCTGTTCTCTTTTTTCTCCTGCATTCTTACATAATGTAATCTGTTTTTCTAAACTTTTGTTTCATCTTTCTTCTAATATACTCTCCTTTCTTCTCTCATGTCCTCTCTTCTTCTCTACTCTTCTTTCATGTCCTCTTCTCTGCTCTTCCTTCTTCTTTCATGTCCTCTCTTCTTCTCTACTCTTCTTTCATGTCCTCTTCTCTGCTCTTCCTTCTTCTATTATGTCCTCTCTTCTTCTATACTCTTCTTTCATGTCCTCTTCTCTGCTCTTCCTTCTTCTCTCATAGCCTCACTTCTTCTCTATTCTGCTTTTATGTCCTCTCCTCTACTCTTCCTTCTTCTCTCATGTCCTCTCTTCTTCTCTACTCTGCTTTCATGTCCTCTCCTCTACTCTTCCTTCTTCTCTCATGTCCTCTCTTCTTCTCTACTCTGCTTTCATGTCCTCTCCTCTACTCTTCCTTCTTCTCTCATGTCCTCTCTTCTTCTCTACTCTGCTTTCATGTCCTCTCCTCTACTCTTCCTTCTTCTCTCATGCCCTCACTTCTTCTCTACTCTGCTTTCATGTCCTCTTCTCTGCTCTTCCTTATTCTCTCATGGCCTCACTTCTTCTCTACTCTGCTTTCATGTCCTCTCCTCTACTCTTCCTTCTTCTCTCATGTCCTCTCTTCTTCTCTACTCTGCTTTCATGTCCTCTCCTCTACTCTTCCTTTTTCTCTCATGTCCTCTCTTATTCTCTACTCTTCTTTCATGTCCTCTTCTCtgctcttccttcttcttttatGTCCTCTCTTCTTCTATACTCTTCTTTCATGTCCACTTCTCTGCTCTTCCTTCTTCTTTCATGTCCTCTCTTCTTCTATACTCTTCTTTCATGTCCTCTTCTCTGCTCTTCCTTCTTCTCTCATGGCCTCACTTCTTCTCTACTCTGCTTTCATGTCGTCTCCTCTACTCTTCCTTCTTCTCTCATGTCCTCTCTTCTTCTCTACTCTTCTTTCATGTACTCTTCTCTGCTCTTCCTTCTTCTCTCATGTCCTCTCTTCTTCTCACTCTTCTTTCATGTCCTCTCTTCTACTCTTCCTTCTTCTCTTGTATTCTCTTCTTCTCTACTCTTCTTTTATGTCCTCTCCTCTACTTTTCCTTCTTCTCTCATGTCCTCTCTTCTTCTCTACTCTTCTTTCATGTCCTCTCCTCTACTATTTCTTCTTCTCTCATTTCCTCTCTTCTTCTCTACTCTACTTTCATGtcctctcctctttcttcttCTCTCATGTCCTCGCTTTTCCTCTACTCTTCTTTCATGTCCTCTCCTCTACTCTTCCTTCTTTTCTTGTATTCTCTTATTCTCTACTCTTCTTTCATGTCCTCTCCTCTACTCTTTCTTCTTCTCTTGTACCCTCTTCTCCTCTACTCTTTCTTCTTTTCTCATGTCCTCTCTTCTTATCTACTCCTCTGTTTTCTCTCATGTCTTCTGTTttcctctatctctctctattccTCTTTCCTCATCTCATCTCCTTTGCCCACTGCTCTTTATTCTTATTATCtcatctctcttctcctcctATCTCATGTCTTCTCCACCCATCTCCACTCATTTCTGCTATCCTCATTTCCATATTTTTACCCTctactcttctttcttctctcatgtcctctcttctcctctcttctccttttttcGCTCATGTCCTCTCCTCCTTTCTCTTCTCCTCATTTCTCTTCTCTACTCATCTCCTCTTATTTCTGTTCTCCCATTTCTTCTCTTCTGATCATTTTTTTCCTCATCTCTCCTCTATTCTCCTCCCCTCATTTTCTTTGTCATCTATTTTTATAAACTTCTCTTTTTCATGTCCTCTCTCGTGTTCACTTCTTCTTCTCACACTTCTACTCTCATTCCATCTCTgtttccctctcctctctcctattttctcatccCTCTCCTTTCTCCTATCCtctattttcttcttttgtttgcTCATCTCTCCTCTATCTCCTTTCATCTCCTCTCTTATCACAAGTATGCTTTAATTATTTAACTCTACTAGTCCCCAACCAATCTACTAGAAGGATAATTCCATGTGCtacattgtatatattctatCTCCAGCTTCAGACTATGATACAGATATAACATATAGCTAACTAGTATTACATCAGGAATGTATGTTCTATTTCAATTTGCAATTGCCACAAACGGTTCTGTTTTGATACAATTTATTCACCTGATGATTACAATCTTGTTTTGGCAAATGTATACATCTGAGTGTATTAAACCTGATGATTCTTGCAAAATAACAATAGTCACCAATAGTCCCATATAaagcaccatatatatatattctaaagcTACATCTCCTGATTTGGACACAGATATGCTCAATTGATCTATCCAGATCTTGACATAATTGATGTCTTGTGTTCATATGGAAGCCATAGCCGCTTACATAGTTTAAAATCCTAAACCTATGCTGGTACTcattaaacaaaatacatttttgtgcatTACAGCAAACAGGTTTTTCTGTGACCAGTGTCAGCAATATAACCGCTTCTGTCTACATACCGATCATTAAATAGAGAGATATAACTTGTTTTATATTCATACATATGGAATGTTTCTGCAGAAAATGTTTTTAGTCATTAATATGAGGAATGTTGTCTTTTATCTGTTTCGTGCTGGTTAAATTAAAGTCAAATTGTGTAATGTGCCTGTTTCTCTTCAGCCCGTAATTGGAACTTTGATGTCAAAATGCAGCTTTTCGATGCATTTGTCACAATATCCTCAAACGTTCCAGCTACATTCAGTGCAGCCATCTGTCACCGAAACCAAAACAGAGGGAACTGCAGCCTTCAGTTCGTCATCTATAATGTGTCAATGGTGAGCAGCAACATAGAATGCAGCTTAATGggcaaaaatattaattcatacaTGAACAGTCCTACAGTCCCGAAGGCCACAATGTTATACAGCCCCGATAACTGGTATGTTATACAGCCCCGATAACTGGTATGTTATACAACCCCGATAACTGGTATGTTATACAGCCCCGATAACTGGTATGTTATACAGCCCCAATAACTGGTATGTTATACAGCCCCAATAACTGGTATGTTATACAGCCCCAATAACTGGTATGTTATACAGCCCCAATAACTGGTATGTTATACAGCCCCAATAACTGGTATGTTATACAGCCCCGATAACTGGTATGTTATACAGCCCCGATAACTGGTATGTTATACAGCCCCGATAACTGGTATGTTATACAGTCCCGATAACTGGTATGTTATACAGCCCCAATAACTGGTATGTTATACAGTCCCGATAACTGGTATGTTATACAGCCCCAATAACTGGTATTTTATACAGCCCCAATAGCCAGAATATTATACAGCCCCAATAACTGGTATGTTATACAGCCCCAATAACTGATATGTTATACAGCCCCAATAACTGGTATTTTATACAGCCCCAATAGCCAGAATATTATACAGCCCCAATAACTGGTATGTTATACAGCCCCAATAACTGATATGTTATACAGCCCCAATAACTGGTATGTTATACAGCCCCAATGGCCAGAATGTTATACAGCCCCAATAACTGGTATGTTGTACAACCCCAATGGCCACAATGTTATACAGCCCCAATAATTGGTATGTTATACAGCCCCAATAGCCAGAATATTATACAGACCCAATAACTGGTATGTTATACAGTCCCAATGGATATATGACTTCAACCTTCCACAATTCTCCCCCATTGATGATCATATACATGTTTactgtttatattatatacattttcaataaaacTGAAACCAAATGTAGGGGCCAGGAGTCAGTTTCTATGTTCATTAAACCCTGAATTATTCCTTAATCTGAATCAATTCCTGGCAAAATAACTGTAACAGCACTTAAAGGGACAgtgtatatttgtaatatatgatATAAGACAATTAGTTTAGTACAAAGAACATGACTATGGGGTGACTTATAATATATTTCTCCTAGCAGTACATTAATCCTGGAAACATTGAGCCTAATCCTGCCTGGTGGAGTGATGACGATATCACTGCTGGCTAGTTTGTACTTTACTTATCTTCACAATGAAGCAGACACATTGAATTATCCTCTTTCATTATGTAATATTCTTTCAGTCACATCCAGGCGGATCTAAAGAGAAGCACTTATCTCTCCCTCGGCCTAGCATAGGCAGCTGTATCCAGGTAAGACCTTTCTATTACCCTCtttgatgattttatttttttacttactttgcAATTAACGTTAGAGGAAACAAAATTCTCATTTGTTGTCTTGGTGAAGACTAAAGACGCTGAAATTTGtttcagtggttctcaaactggtTTGTCGACTTGGCTCTAACGTTCAAACATTTGCAATAAACTCTTaggtggtagatttactaagctgcgggtttgaaaatgtggggatgatgcctatagcaaccaatcagattctagctgtcattttgtagaaggtactaaataaatgaaagctagaatctgattggttgctataggcaacatccccactttttcaaacccgcagcttagtaaatctagcccttaatctttagTTATGTTTTAAAATTCTATCTAAATTCGAACAAGGTAAACAGGTTGAACCCAGATCAAGCTGATTTGAACAGATGCTGGAGATTCAATtgctatattatatagtatattaacAGTTTCCCATGCAACATGCAAACTCGGAATTCAAACTTGAACACAATAATGTTCGCTGCttgcattaaataaatacaaataaactgTTAAATCCACTTAATCTCAAACGGGCAACATTgtacagtttattttaaaatattttgtttgttgttgtGAATTCAGCCAATGGAACGGTTACAAATATAATTGATTCTAATGCGAACCGGTTCGAATAATTCGGACATCTCTAGTCAAGAGAGTGGTTTGCCAATTTTTTGGCTCTCTAAAGAGTACTAATCATAGACATTAATATTTATAACGTATTAGCCCTTATTTTAAAGGCTTCTCTTCTAAGTTTACCGCAAACAAATTGACTATTTGGACTAAAAGCTCAAAGGGATTCTAAACCAAAACGTAAAAATGAAATATGCACTCGTATTGTGGTTTACCTTGGattgaaaaatttaaatattgaaataaaaaaatatacgaCCTGTTGTCCATTCAAACATCGGTTCCTTTCGGGCATCCTGGTGTTGTGTCCACAGCGAGGTTGAAGTTGAACTTCAATTTGTCTTCTCGACCCTCTATACAGAGTATGAGTACAGAGGGTCGAGAAGACAAGTTGTAGTACGAGCTGAGCGTCACTGAATATTGCCAAGGTGCACTGAGAGATCCTATATAGTGGTGTTGTGTGATTTGTGTGGGTGCGCCTATATTTCCGCCAAAGAACATAGGTTTGCGGAGGAGGTGGAGTAGGTGAATTGGTGGTTTGGTTTTGTGGAGTAATACAAAAACTAAATGTCATGTTGCAGtgtgagattattgaaattagtTAAATGGGTGGAAAGGGTGGATTTTTAGAGGTGTTCCCTGCTTCTAGTTTGTTAAAACATCTCCCAAAGATGGAAAGAGTCAAGCGCATCTTGAAGTTCGCTGGGTGGACCATCTAGGTAAAGTGTTGCAATACCGGCTTTGTAAATAAACTCCAAAGATTCCTGTGTGTGGCTTTTACTAATCTTATACAGTACGTTTCCCAGAAGCCCCTGAACATGAGCCGGAGCCGTCATATTAAACCCCGTTTTAACTTTCAACtataggtggtaaatgtatcaagctgagagttttccggcgggtttgaaaagtggagatgttgcctatagtaaccaatcagattctagctgtcaatttgtagaatgtactaaataaatgataactagaatctgattggtttttcaaacccgccggaaaactctcagcttgatacatttacccccaggactgaaaGTTAAAAAGGGTCATTCCGAGGGGCTGGACACTGTGATCAGGTACCACCCGCACTTTGACAAGGGGCCCAATAATTGCACGTTAGGCCAACGGATGGATGAATTTAGGTTACAGCTACATGTTATGTATTATTAAATAagcttttacattttgtttccacTTATTCTGTTGATCACCTATGTATTCTTGCAGGTGTGGCGTTCTGATGTCCGGTTTGCAAAAAAATATCTCATCTGCTCCTTTGACTGTAAGTATGAGAACTTCTGCTTCTGTCGTAGGGAAAGGACATTTTTTGCCTAACATGAATGATGGGAGTAGAGTGTTTATATCTAACAAAAAAATACTAAATTGGCTGGAGTCCTTCTTCCTCCTGGATACACGTCCTGTACATGTCCCTGCTAATGTGCCCATTCCTCACTGACAACCAAACACTGCAGATAATGGAAGCATCTGCAGTACCACCACTGTTGGTACGAGGTGAGGGATAAAGTCCCAGAAGATGTCCCAGAATATGAGCATGGTAGGGCCCTTCCATgtagtaaaatacattttcaatagaGGTCTTCCTTAAGaaaccatcatcatcaggtatttatatagcgctactaattccgcagcacagtacagagaactcactcgtatcaatccctgccccattggagcttacagtctaaattccctaacatacacacacacacacagactagagtcaatttgatagcagccaattaacctgctagtatgtttttggaatgtgggaggaaaccggagcacccggaggaaacccacgcaaacacggagagaacatacaaactccacacagataaggccatggtcgggaatcaaattcatgaccccagtgctttgaggcagaagtgctaaccactgagccactgtgctgccccaccaTACGTAATATGTAAGCATTCCTAGAAAATTAGAGTGTTGATATCAGCTGACCCATCAGTGAGGCACTACTGGATCTCTCCACTTCAAAATTCGTATCAATTAAAATGTAGGTGGTGCATAGTTTTAAATAGTGGAGGTCATGACACGTCTCCTCCATCTTCACTTGGTTACTTCCCCAGCAAAGTTGAcacctagatttactaagctgcgggtttgaaaaagtggagatgttgcctatagcaaccaatcagattctagctgtcattttgtagaaggtactaaataaatgaaagctagaatctgattggttgctataggcaacatccccactttttcaaacctgcagcttagtaaatctagtccctatTGTTAAAACAGAAATGGAATTGATTTGATTCTCACAAATGTTTGTGACaaaatacatagtgttttaatgGAGGcttctttttaacatatttcctatttattttttggcAGTTTCTCACAAACACCTGGGCCTGGTCGCTCTCCTGACCACACTAGTGGTCTTCATGTTGATTTTACTCCTGTACTTGAGCTATCAGAGGATATGGAAGATATTCACAGGTGAGGACGTGTCTCATTCAGTGTATGATGAGGTTTTGGGGGCAGCAGAATCTCAGGATTTAGGAATTGACCCCTTTAGGAGACTCCTTCTGATCCAATAGTGTCTCTGAAGGACCTCTAGCGCTGAACATTACAGGTGTCCAAAGCTATGGACAGATGGTGTATAAGTAATATAGCATCGGAATGGTTTGGATGCGTCATGCCCATCTGGAGCCCCCACAATTTACACAACTAAGTCTGGGAAGGTTTAATTTATATATCCAGACTTGgcgaaaacacaaaaaaaagatttGTGCCGCCTTCTTGGACTGGCTAATGGTAACTTGTGACGTGTGGGGTGGGGGGGACAGTGAATATCAGCAGAAAGGGTTTGAGTATTGTGGGGGGTGAGCTAAGCAGGTTCAATTATTTATTGAGAATTAGTTTAAATCAGCTGCAACTGAGCCAGCAGATATGTAATCACATGAATAtatcaaggatttttttttacctaattgGTCTGATATTGCTATTTGGACCCAAATAACCACCTATGATTGTATTGCCTTATAAaaagtaggggcctgattcattaaggatcttaacttaagaaacttcttatttaagtctcttggacaaaaccatgttacaatgcaaggagtgcaaattagtattctgttttgcacataagttaaatactgtctgtttttttatgtagcacacaaatatcaactttaaatgtcagtgtacaaataagctatcaagtatttgtgtgctacatgaaaaaacagttagtatttaacttatgtgcaaaacagaaaactaatttgcaccccttgcattgtaacatggttttgtccaggagactgaaataagaagtttcttaagttaagatccttaatgaatcagcccctagaTTCTTATCTAGCAGGCTCATAAAATTAATCAGACAATGGTCACAGTAGAGGGTGCCATTGGCCGACTAGATCTACGGAATGACCAGATCTGGCTAAACCTCAGCCAAAGATCTAGCAATTTGAACAAGCAACCGCAGGTCTCCGTGGGTGCCTAGCTTAAATATCTCCACCAATTTCTAGTCAATCCTAACTTTTAAAACTATTGATAATCCACTCCTTCGTAGGTTCTTTATGATGTGGGCAATGTTGATTGGGAATGGTTTCAACATGAGTTGGGTTGACATTGATGTGGTGGCCCCATATTTAGATGCCTCTAGACAGAAGCCTTTTCAAATACATTCCATTGTGCTCCATATGTCATATAATATCAATATATACTTATTGTTTTAAATTTGAAAAACATTATGGTGTTTTGCATTCTTAAAatgatctaggggtaaatgtatcagagttgcaaaaaccggggtatgatacatttaccccctagtgttactTAACACGTTGTGGACTATATCTTTGCCTTATAAATCTAATTATTTGCTTTTTCTCCACGAAGCTCCACTTTGGAGGAGGACCATTCTCCTTGTGTATTCCTCAGATTCTGCCGAGTACAGGACTCTCATCTGCGTCTTTGCTGACCTCCTGCAAACCATCCTGGGCTGCGAGGTCATCTTGGACCTGTGGGACATGAACACTGTTAGTCAGATTGGGGTGCTGCCATGGTTTTACCAAAAGAGAGAGCTGGTGAGTCAACGGAAAGGGAAAGTGATGATTGTGTGGAGCAAGCGAAGCAAGACAATGTATGAACAGTGGAGAAACGGCAAACTCAACAGCATTGGGTGGAAAGACTCAAACAATCTGTTCGGCGCCGCCATGTCCTGTCTGCAGAAAGATTTCGAAGTAGAGCAGGAGAATGAACATTTGGAGCAATACACCATGGTTTATTTCGAAGGCCTTTGCGAGAAGAAGGACATCCCCAAAAGCTTCAGGAAGATCTCCAAGTATCGCCTTTTTAAGGACCTCTACAGACTGGTCAGCAAACTGCAGGACACTACTTGCCTATCCCCTCCTTGCCTGATAAAGGCCGTTGCCAAATACCTCATTAAAAAGCTTATAAGCTCTGAAAAAAGCCAAGGACTACAGCACCACATAGAACTCTGCAAGACGAAACTCCATGAACAGGTCACCTAAAGatggagaggtggagatgaacAAATTACTGGCAAGATGTCCTGGTGTAAAAGCAGAGTCGATGCTCATTAGGAATCTATAACATCATGTCCTACCTGCTGAGGTTCAGGCCAGGGTGTGTACTCTTGACTGTACTCCGGAGAACCCAACCAGAAGACAGGAGACCACTGAAAAGTGGATTTAGCGTCCATTAATGAAAAACGAGACTTTTGCAGAAAAAGACTTTCTCCAGGTGTTATTGAATTATGATGTTGCAGTCAGGGTTTGTGGCAACATTTTGTGTTTGTAAAGATTGTATTAAGACTGAAAGGTCTTTGTTGTacgttgaattttttttttacaaagctgGCTAGAAGGATTTAAGGTTTAATAAGGTTGCTATGTACATTATAGAAACAATCCATACAGTAATTAAGTAAAGCAATATTTAAATCTGAAAGCCGCTTGCTTAAATATAAGCCTCACTCTCTAATCAGCTCTGACGTATAATGTTTCTTAAGCCCAATCTTTGGTGTTCTTTGCCCCCAGTGTCTATTGGGGATGCAGGTCATATATGGAAAGCCAAAAGTGCCAGAACTCTTCTTACTGTCCCCTCATTCCCGTCTAGCAAAAGGTGAGGGTCTGATATTTGGGAAAAGTATCATGCTTTAGATGCAATCTCCTGAAGTGTCATGATAATGTGGGTGGAGTCTTTATAGCTAGAAGTGGGTGGAGTCTGTCTTACTAGAAGCTAATGAGGCTTGGAGAATTAAAATTTTGGTGAACTGCATTTTGGGAATGGTTGGTGTCCCAAAGTTGAAAC
This window of the Mixophyes fleayi isolate aMixFle1 chromosome 8, aMixFle1.hap1, whole genome shotgun sequence genome carries:
- the IL17RE gene encoding interleukin-17 receptor E; protein product: MGSFGCGTCPTLLFLALHLLLLPICSRCHDVCPQEEEKNLISEKKVIANFDYELIQNHRIYINKRRNLTTRWHLPIESLNLSTVFLREGALYKPCLRVDISVNATGLPKLRGFYVLGLGTSENSFHSFSILKNKTSRVGNLWHVRYDCWIITPGHISVTLLTQPNYGVSISKQYYMPSKDAKPHFMFHHLAEEKKFEVSIPPGPDVYARLCYKKFICDDLNYSPKQLIGGSQNASLSYQHLLPCLCIEVFYTCRDSKRNISCPFQDHAEQYDAELLNVSVQEITFYSNIMMVKFVSPCNVVPEVSFCIKENGSCITVPEAVIGGDETEYYLKNVDRDPHLCFKFASLNNTLIKCPDVKARNWNFDVKMQLFDAFVTISSNVPATFSAAICHRNQNRGNCSLQFVIYNVSMSHPGGSKEKHLSLPRPSIGSCIQVWRSDVRFAKKYLICSFDFSHKHLGLVALLTTLVVFMLILLLYLSYQRIWKIFTAPLWRRTILLVYSSDSAEYRTLICVFADLLQTILGCEVILDLWDMNTVSQIGVLPWFYQKRELVSQRKGKVMIVWSKRSKTMYEQWRNGKLNSIGWKDSNNLFGAAMSCLQKDFEVEQENEHLEQYTMVYFEGLCEKKDIPKSFRKISKYRLFKDLYRLVSKLQDTTCLSPPCLIKAVAKYLIKKLISSEKSQGLQHHIELCKTKLHEQVT